The Halobacillus amylolyticus nucleotide sequence CGAACATATCTTCCTAAAGAACCGTTCATATAACTCTTGGTTACGATTGAAGAATAGCTTACAGTTCGATCAACGAGCCCATCGTAAAATTTGTTAAGACTTAGTACTCCGGGAACAATCCTATAAACAGACCGCCATTTTGTCAGTGACAGGACAAGAACTGTTCCAAAGGCAATGACAGTTAGGGACATGATGAATGGCAGCGTAATACCGTGCCAGAAAGAGATGTGTTTAGTAAACTCAAACCCTTTTACAGCTGTAGCCGCGTGGGCAATAAATGGTTCATTAATAATTTGTGGGAAGAGTCCAATGATAATGACTCCCGCAACTAAAATCATAGGTGAGACAAGCATCCCAAAAGGAGCCTCATGTGGCTTTTTAGGCAGTTCGTCCAAATTCGCTTTTCCTCTAAATGTACCAAAGAAAAAGTACATAGAATAGACAAAGGTAAAGATGCTACCGAAAACAGCTAAGTATGGAAAGATCGTTTTCAGAAATGCAGCGATTCCGGTTGTGGTTTGCTCCAAATTTATAGCGGAGTCAAAAAATAGTTCTTTACTATAAAAACCATTTAAGAATGGAAGAGGGACACCTGCCATCGAAAATGAGGCAAACAAAGCTAATGTTGCTGTAACTGGCAGGAAAGTCATTAAGCCACCAAGCTTACGAATGTCCCTTGAACCTGTTTCATGATCGACAATTCCGGCTATCATAAATAAGCTTCCTTTAAAGGTAGCATGGTTTAAAATGTGGAAAACAGCTGCAAATATTGCAACCTTTGTTCCAAATCCAAGCATGGCCATAATCATGCCTAACTGGCTGATCGTTGAGAAGGCCAGAATCCCTTTGAGATCAGTTTGTCGAACAGCCATATAGGATCCCCAGCAGAGGGTGACGATTCCTGCTGTTGATACAATGATAAAGAACCAATCTGACGCAGATAGCATAGGTGAAAATCTTGCGACTAAATAGATTCCAGCTTTAACCATCGTTGCTGAGTGCAAGTAAGCACTTACAGGCGTTGGCGCTTCCATCGCGTCTGGCAGCCAAATGTGAAATGGAAATTGGGCAGATTTAGTGAAAGCTCCTAATAATATGAAGACAAGGATTAAAGGGAAGAACTCGTGGTTTAAAATAAGCTCTTGCTGACGAATCATTTGTTGGATGCTCGTTGTCCCGGTAATGACACTCATGAATACTAAACCACCAAGTAAGCTGAGTCCGCCAAAAACGGTAATAAGCATCGACTTTAAAGCTCCGTACCTTGAACGTTCTTTATAATTCCAAAACCCGATTAATAAGAAGGAAGATAAAGAAGTGAACTCCCAGAACGTGTATAAAACGAACACGTTATCTGACAGGACCACACCTAACATCGACCCCATGAATAATAGAAAGTAAACGTAAAAATGTCCTAGCTGCTCTGATTTATGTAAATAATAGATCGAATAAAAAGCAACTAGGGAGCCAATCCCGCTAATTAAAAGTACGAATAGTAAGCTCAAACCGTCTAAATAAAAGAGAATGTTTATGTCCAGAGAAGGAATCCAACTGTATTCTCTAGTTACAGGTTCAAATCCTGCCCCTAAGAACTGGGCAAAATAAATAAAGATCACAACAGGTACAGCAGTTACAAAGAAGCCAGTGTGAAGCTTTTCTTTCCATTTGCTTAAAAATGGAATAAAAATGGCAATAATAAAAGGCAATAGTACAGCCAGCAGCATCTAGTTGTTCCTCCCTCAGGCTAAGTTCAATACTAAAAAATATAGTAGCGAAATAGTTACTTCACTCAATTGTAATCAAAAAGTATAGGATTATTCAACTGAATACTATTCGTAAAAGATAAATCATCTAGTGTTTTTTAAAATCCTTTAAATAAGTAGAAAGACGACAAATACATCAGAAAAATTTTCAAGAAAAAAACTCGTTCCCTTGTTAGGAAACGAGCAGGTAGTTCTCATTATTTGCAAGTTGCTCCATTTTTAACCTACTTGGGTAAACTTTTTGTCAACCAGATGGGTAATGGAGCGCTCTTGTATTTCTTCTTCGATCTGTTTAATGAAATCCTGTGAAAGATTGAGCTCAATAGCTTTGTGGTAAGATTGTAATAACAGGGTATCGGATAATTGTTTCATCTCTCTGCCACATGTGTGGCAGCCACCTCCTGTTTTGAAAAGTGTATTTTAACTAATGCAAGTTTACCTTACCACGATCATAGAACCCCTACAATACACCATTTATCTACAGGCAAATGTAGATAAGTGTAACGATATTGTTTAGCAGAATAGGTAGGACAAAGGATTTCGGGTGTGGAATATGTGCATAAACTTATCCACAGGCACGGTTTGTCGCGAATTGTCGAACGATTTTTTGAATATAGCTGAAGGCTTCAATATTCTTTTGAATCTTGTAGAAATTTTGTATATGATGGGTAAGGAGATTTGTCGTGAAGGATGGAGTGATCGTATGATTAAAAAGTTTCTGCCAAATGAGCATGTGAAAAGTATTCATGATATAGATCCTGAAAATTTGAAGGAGAAAGGAATTAAAGGGATCATTACGGACTTGGATAATACGCTAGTTGCATGGGACGAACCTGACGCCACAGAAGAGATTGTTAACTGGTTTCGTCACATGAATAATCATGGCATTCAAGTGACGATTGCCTCAAATAATAATGAAAATCGAGTGAAACTGTTCTCTGAGCCATTAAATACATCATTCATTCATAGTGCCAGAAAGCCGTTGTCAAAGGCATTTAAAAAGGCCAGGAAAGATATGAATGTGCACAAGGGTGAAATTGTTGTTGTAGGAGATCAACTGATGACAGACGTACTGGGTGGCAACTTAGCAGGTCTTTATACAATTTTAGTTGTTCCTATAGTAGAAACAGATGGCTTTTGGACTCGTTTTAATCGTAAAATTGAGCGCAGGATATTAAGCTGGATGAAACGTAGAGGTAAGATAACATGGGAGGAGGGAAACGGACGATGAGTGAAATAATTTGTCAAGGATGCGGGGCTGCTATCCAAACAACCGACTCTAAACAGCCTGGTTTTGCACCACAATCTGCTCTTGAGAAAGATGATATTATTTGCAAACGGTGTTTTCGCTTAAAACATTACAATGAAGTACAAGATGTTCCCTATCAAGATGATGATTTTCTAAACATGTTAAACCAAATAAGTAAAAGTAAAGGCCTCATTGTTCAACTTGTTGATATTTTTGATTTTAACGGAAGTTTTATCCCGGGGTTGAAGCGCTTGACTGGTCAAAACCCAGTGATCTTAGTCGGAAATAAAATGGATGTCCTTCCGAAATCGGTAAATCACAATAAAGTGAAGCAATGGCTGCGACATGCGGCCAAGGAACAGGGGCTTAAGGTAGAAGCGATATACTTAATCTCAGCACAGAAGGAACAAGGGATTGATGAGCTCTCAAAAGCAATAGACAGCTATAGAAAACATGGTGATGTCTATGTCGTGGGAACGACAAATGTTGGGAAGTCAACATTTATTAATGCGTTGATTAATCAAACATCAGGAGTGAAAGATGCGATCACGACCTCCTACTTCCCGGGAACAACATTAGGATTTATCGACATTCCTTTGGACGAAAAAAGCTCACTTTTTGATACGCCTGGAGTGATTCATCGCCATCAGATGGCTCATTACGTATCAGACCAGGATTTAAAGGTGATTACTCCCAGGAAAGAGGTTAAGCCTAAAGTGTACCAACTAAATGAGCAGCAGACGCTTTATTTTGGCGGATTGGCCCGGTTAGACTTTGAGGCTGGGGAGCGTACCTCCTTTATTTGCTATTTAGCTAATGAGATCCCTATTCATCGAACGAAGCTTGATAAAGCAGATGAGTTATATAAAAATCATATAGGTGAATTGCTAGCTCCTCCTGATCGGGAAACGATGGATCAGCTTCCACCGTTAAAAGGAGTAACGTTTAAAATCCAAGAGCCTAAAACTGACATCGTATTTTCAGGATTAGGCTGGGTGACTGTCCCTGAAGGACATGCAACCGTGACGGCTTACGCTCCTGAAGGTGTAAAAGTATCTCTTCGGGATTCATTAATATAAGGAGGTGGATAGCATGAAACTTGGGTTAATTGGCTACCCAATCGCTCACTCCCTCTCTCCATGGATCCATAACCAATTACTTGATATACATGGGATGCTGGGAGAGTATCAATTGTTTGAATGTGAGACAGATGGGTTTGCTGATAAAATCAATGAGATGAAGGCAGATCACATAGCTGGGTTTAATGTTACCGTCCCTTACAAGGAACGGATCCTCCCATACCTAGATGAATTGGATGATGCGGCCCGATTTTTAGGTGCTGTAAATACAGTTAAATTAGATAAGGGACGCTATGTTGGATATAATACTGACGGAACAGGCTATCTCGCTTCTCTTGTAGATCGTCATGCTGATGCTGTAGAGTCACCAAAGCAGGTCCTTATTCTTGGCAGCGGAGGAGCAGCGCGAGGGATTTTTTATGCTTTACTGAAGCAAGGAATAAAGAAAATTGATCTCGCGAATCGAACGATTGAGAAAGCTCAGCAGGTGATCGATGATTTATCCGCAAGCTCAATCTCGCAAGCTCTTTCTTTAAAAGAAGCAGAGGAAAAATTGGTGAAGTATGACTTAATTATTCAAACTACATCGGTTGGAATGTCGCCAAATCACGAACAGACGCTTCTTTCCCTCTCAGGAATAACAAAAGACACGATTGTAAGTGATATCGTTTACCGGCCGATGAAGACAGCATTTTTAAGAGAAGCAGAAGCAAGAGGAGCACGGATACATTATGGTCACGGAATGCTTTTACATCAGGCAATCTATGCTTTTCAAATATGGACAGGAAAGCCAACGGATGCATCTGAAATGATGAAGGCGTTCGAAAAGAAGTTGAAAGGGGTATAGCATGTTAACAAGTAAACAAAAGAAATATTTACGAGGTCAATCCCATCAGATTCAACCTATTTTTCAAGTAGGAAAAGCTGGTGTCAATGAAAATATGACAACACAGATTTCTGAAGCACTGGAAAAGAGGGAATTGATTAAAGTAAGTATTTTACAGAATTGCTTCGAGGATAATTCTGTTGTAGCAGATGAAGTTATTCATAATACAGAGGCTGATCTTGTTCAACTAATCGGAAATACGATTATTTTATATAAAGAATCTAAAAATAATAAACAAATTGATTTACCATAAAGGAGAGCTCTCATGAAAAGGGTTGGGATTTTTGGGGGGACGTTTGACCCGCCACACCAAGGTCATTTGATCATGGCTGAACACGTACGTGAAGCAATGGATTTAGATGAAGTTTGGTTTATTCCCTCTCATCTTCCTCCACATAAAAAAGATGCCGCGGTGTCCCCGCAAGAACGAATGGAAATGGTAAAGGTAGCAGTAAGGGGAAATGATCGTTTTCAATGTTGTGACCTCGAATTAAAGAGGCAGGGGACATCTTATACAATTGATACGATCAAGGAATTGAAAATGGCCCATCCTGATCACCGGTTTTATTTTATTATCGGTGGGGATATGGTAAAACATTTATCAGAGTGGTATAAAATCAATGAACTAAAGGCGCTTGTCACTTTTGTTGGAGTCCAGAGACAGGACTTTGAAGGACAGGCAGCTGATGGTGTCGTGATGATTGATATCCCTAGAATAGATATTTCTTCATCATTGATTCGTGATCGATTAAGACAAGACTTAACTGTAAGATATCTCCTTCCAGAAACTGTCCATCACTATATAAAGGAGAATACGTTGTATGCAACTAAGCCGTGATGAACTTCTCGAATTTGTGCAGCCACATCTCACTGAGACGAGATATGAACATACGGTTCGAGTGACCGAAACTGCACTTATCCTGGCTAATCGATTTGGTTCAAATCAAGAAAAAACAGAAGTTGCTGCTATTTTGCACGATTATGCGAAGTATAAGTCTAAAGAAGATATGAAGCGCTGGATTGTAGCTGATCGCCGATTATCAAAGGATTTGCTGCATCACCATCATGAACTTTGGCATGGTCCTGTTGGGGCGATTATGCTCGAGCAAGAAATTGGATTACATGATTCAGCTATTCAGTCTGCCATAGCCTCTCATACATCAGGCAAGAAAAATATGAGCATTATGGATAAAGTCGTATTTTTAGCTGATTACATTGAGCCAGGCAGAGGTTTTCCAGGGGTTGAGGAAGTTAGAAAGACAGCGGAAACAAATTTAAATGCGGCTTGTTTGCAAGCATTGTCGAATACCATACAATTTTTAACTAAAAAAAGCAGATCCGTTTACCCTGACACGATCCATGCATATAATGATTTAATAGCAATTATAAACCTAAGGGAGGAAAATAATGGAAAGTAAAGAATTAGTTACATTAACTGCTAAAGCTTGTGATGAGAAACGAGCGAATGACATTGTTATTCTGGACATGGCTGACGTTTCACTTATTGCCGATTACTTTTTGATCTGTGAAGGTTCAAATGAGCGTCAAGTACAGGCGATCGCAAGAGAAGTAAAAGCACAGGCAGAAGAGAACGGCATTGAGGTAAAAAGGATGGAAGGGTTTGATAAAGCCCGCTGGATTCTAGTTGACCTAAATGATATTGTCTGCCATATTTTTCATAAAGATGAGCGAAGCTATTATAATCTTGAGCGCCTGTGGGGTGACGCAGAAACAGTTGCTGTTGAGGGTATAGAAGGATAAATGAGTTATCAGCAAATGGCAGAAGTATATGATGAATTAATGAAGGATGCACCCTATGACCAATGGGTTACATGGACAACGTATATGCTAAACAACTATCATCCAAAGGCTAAACAGTTACTCGATCTTGGTTGTGGGACAGGGGAAATAACGACGCGTTTATCTAATCAAGGGTGGCAATTGACTGGTGTAGATTTATCAGAAGAAATGCTCTCCGTAGCTGCTAATAAAGATCAGTCCATACAGTGGTTGAAACAAGATATTATCAACCTTCAGGGTTTGTCTAACTTTGATTGTATTGTCAGTTATTGTGACGTGATGAATTACATTACAGATCTTACATCACTTACAACTGTTTTTGAACATGCCTTTCTAGCATTACAACGGAATGGACTATTTTTATTTGATGTTCATTCCGTTGAGCACATCACATCTCACCTGTATGGTCAAACTTTCGCAGAAGTATATGATGATGTGTCTTACGTATGGTTTTGTGATCCAGGTGAAAAAAAGTACTCTATCGTCCATGATTTGACGTTTTTCATTCGTCACCATGATGAGTATCGACGTTTTGATGAACACCATTATCAGCAGGGATATGAGCTGAGCACTTTAAAACAGGCAATTGAAAAAGCAGGGTTTACCATTCAGCAAGTTTGCGCTGATTTCTCGGTAAATCCTGCTTCTAATGGGGACAGGCTATTCTTTGTTTGTCAAAAACTATAAAGGAGCATGAAATTTTTCATGCTCTTTTTATCTTTTTTGCAGGAATAAAGAAAAAAATGTCGAAAGTATTAAAAGTGTATTGTACGTTTATCCTCTTTATGCTTGTTATGAGTTGCTTGGAACATTTCCAGAAAAAGATCTCCTACATTTTCCTCGAGTGCCTTGATTCCTTCTCCTGTAACGCCGCCTTTAACTGTAACTTTTTCCATTAGTTCCGGCAATGTGTACGTGCGTTTTTCTAACAAAGTTCCTAACCCAATCATCATTTCCTCTGTTAACTGTGTCGCTTTATCTTTAGACATTCCCCCAACTTCTTGAGCGGCATTAATCATATTTTCCAATAAGAAGCTAATAAAAGCGGGTCCGCACGAAACAATATCCGAAGCTGAACGTATTGATTCCTCATCAATTTCAATAGGTGTTGAAATATGAGAGAAGATGGAAAGGAGTTCCTCTTTATAGAAATTAGAAATACGCTCACCGTACGTAAATAAACTAACCCCGGAAAACGCGCGATTCGTAATGGATGGGACCACTCTTGCAACTTGACACGAAGTAATTCGTTCTAAGTCATCTACGGAAACTGGGCTCGTAATGGATACGAGGCACTGGGTGGCTGACGGAGAGCATTGACTTAAAATGTCTTTATAATCATGAGGTTTAACACATATGAAAATCACTTCGTTGTCCCTGGCGACCTCCTCAACAGAATCTGCGATTGTAATTTCTTTGAACTGATTCTTTATCCATTCCGCTTTCTTGCGCGTGCGATTATAAATGGTTAAATCATTTGCATCGACCGCTCCACTTGAAATAAAGGCGTTTGCTAACATACTTCCCATGTTTCCCGTACCAATGATTCCATAACGCATCTGGAATCCCTCCTTTTTCATTTACTTTACTTACTTTATTCTTCAACTTTTTAATTATGAAAGGGGACAGGCGCACAGTGTTGTTCTTGAAAAGATATGGTTGGTTGTTGATTATTCCTTTCTTGTTATTTCTAATCATTTATCAACAAAAAGATGATCAGCAAACAGTCGTCCGTGAGAGTGAAAGACCAGCTTTAGATGCAACTATAGAAAAGGATAATGAAAAGACCTCCACGCAAAAGATGGTTGTTGATGTCAAGGGTGAGGTAGTAAAGCCAGGAATTTATGAATTAAATGCTGGATTAAGAGTAAACGATGCCATTGACTTGGCTGGTGGGATGACGGAACAGGCTGATCAAACTAGCGTCAATTTAGCTCAAAAGATTCAAGACGAAATGGTGATTTTAGTCACGTCATTGACAACAGGCAGTGAAGCTCAAACAGAGCAATCTGGAATTACTGGAAAAGTACGAATTAATCAAGCGACTCTTGAAGAGATGCAAGCACTGCCGGGAATTGGTCCTTCGAAAGCAGAAGCTATCATAAAACATCGTGAAGAGAATGGATTATTTAAAAAAGCAGAAGATTTACTTGAGGTTACGGGAATAGGCGAAAAAACATTAGAAAATATGATCGATACGATTCAAGTTCCCTAGTGGATTTGTTTGACTGGACGTCGAATGAAGGGGTAAACTGAATTCAATTAAAAACAAGTAAAGGGGGTTTAAAATGATGGAGCGCATCTCTTGGAATCAATATTTTATTGCTCAAAGTCATTTATTAAAATCGAGAAGTACATGTGAACGCTTAGCTGTAGGGGCAGTTATCGTTAGGGACAAACGAATGATCGCAGGCGGTTACAATGGTAGTGTTTCCGGTGGTGTACATTGTATCGATGAAGGCTGTTATGTGATGGAAGGGCACTGTGTTCGTACAATACATGCTGAAATGAATGCTCTTTTGCAATGTGCGAAATTTGGTGTAGCCACAGACCAGGCTGAAATTTATGTATCTCATTTTCCTTGTCTGCATTGTACAAAAGCGATTATACAGGCAGGGATTAAAGCGGTTTATTATAGTGAGGATTATCGTAATCATCCTTATGCCATTGAACTGTTAGAACAAGCTGGAGTAAAAATCCATAAAGTAGAAAGAGAAGACAACTTGATTGATCCGAGCGCAGTGGAAAAAGAACAGCTAGTCGATATTCTTTTACATAAGCTTGAACAGGGCGATCATAACAAAGAAGAAGTAGAAGGTTT carries:
- a CDS encoding nicotinate-nucleotide adenylyltransferase; its protein translation is MKRVGIFGGTFDPPHQGHLIMAEHVREAMDLDEVWFIPSHLPPHKKDAAVSPQERMEMVKVAVRGNDRFQCCDLELKRQGTSYTIDTIKELKMAHPDHRFYFIIGGDMVKHLSEWYKINELKALVTFVGVQRQDFEGQAADGVVMIDIPRIDISSSLIRDRLRQDLTVRYLLPETVHHYIKENTLYATKP
- the aroE gene encoding shikimate dehydrogenase is translated as MKLGLIGYPIAHSLSPWIHNQLLDIHGMLGEYQLFECETDGFADKINEMKADHIAGFNVTVPYKERILPYLDELDDAARFLGAVNTVKLDKGRYVGYNTDGTGYLASLVDRHADAVESPKQVLILGSGGAARGIFYALLKQGIKKIDLANRTIEKAQQVIDDLSASSISQALSLKEAEEKLVKYDLIIQTTSVGMSPNHEQTLLSLSGITKDTIVSDIVYRPMKTAFLREAEARGARIHYGHGMLLHQAIYAFQIWTGKPTDASEMMKAFEKKLKGV
- a CDS encoding YqeG family HAD IIIA-type phosphatase, which gives rise to MCINLSTGTVCRELSNDFLNIAEGFNILLNLVEILYMMGKEICREGWSDRMIKKFLPNEHVKSIHDIDPENLKEKGIKGIITDLDNTLVAWDEPDATEEIVNWFRHMNNHGIQVTIASNNNENRVKLFSEPLNTSFIHSARKPLSKAFKKARKDMNVHKGEIVVVGDQLMTDVLGGNLAGLYTILVVPIVETDGFWTRFNRKIERRILSWMKRRGKITWEEGNGR
- a CDS encoding class I SAM-dependent DNA methyltransferase, coding for MSYQQMAEVYDELMKDAPYDQWVTWTTYMLNNYHPKAKQLLDLGCGTGEITTRLSNQGWQLTGVDLSEEMLSVAANKDQSIQWLKQDIINLQGLSNFDCIVSYCDVMNYITDLTSLTTVFEHAFLALQRNGLFLFDVHSVEHITSHLYGQTFAEVYDDVSYVWFCDPGEKKYSIVHDLTFFIRHHDEYRRFDEHHYQQGYELSTLKQAIEKAGFTIQQVCADFSVNPASNGDRLFFVCQKL
- the yqeH gene encoding ribosome biogenesis GTPase YqeH, translated to MSEIICQGCGAAIQTTDSKQPGFAPQSALEKDDIICKRCFRLKHYNEVQDVPYQDDDFLNMLNQISKSKGLIVQLVDIFDFNGSFIPGLKRLTGQNPVILVGNKMDVLPKSVNHNKVKQWLRHAAKEQGLKVEAIYLISAQKEQGIDELSKAIDSYRKHGDVYVVGTTNVGKSTFINALINQTSGVKDAITTSYFPGTTLGFIDIPLDEKSSLFDTPGVIHRHQMAHYVSDQDLKVITPRKEVKPKVYQLNEQQTLYFGGLARLDFEAGERTSFICYLANEIPIHRTKLDKADELYKNHIGELLAPPDRETMDQLPPLKGVTFKIQEPKTDIVFSGLGWVTVPEGHATVTAYAPEGVKVSLRDSLI
- the comER gene encoding late competence protein ComER — translated: MRYGIIGTGNMGSMLANAFISSGAVDANDLTIYNRTRKKAEWIKNQFKEITIADSVEEVARDNEVIFICVKPHDYKDILSQCSPSATQCLVSITSPVSVDDLERITSCQVARVVPSITNRAFSGVSLFTYGERISNFYKEELLSIFSHISTPIEIDEESIRSASDIVSCGPAFISFLLENMINAAQEVGGMSKDKATQLTEEMMIGLGTLLEKRTYTLPELMEKVTVKGGVTGEGIKALEENVGDLFLEMFQATHNKHKEDKRTIHF
- a CDS encoding ComE operon protein 2, which encodes MERISWNQYFIAQSHLLKSRSTCERLAVGAVIVRDKRMIAGGYNGSVSGGVHCIDEGCYVMEGHCVRTIHAEMNALLQCAKFGVATDQAEIYVSHFPCLHCTKAIIQAGIKAVYYSEDYRNHPYAIELLEQAGVKIHKVEREDNLIDPSAVEKEQLVDILLHKLEQGDHNKEEVEGLKEKATRLFQMNGNQQT
- the yhbY gene encoding ribosome assembly RNA-binding protein YhbY, producing the protein MLTSKQKKYLRGQSHQIQPIFQVGKAGVNENMTTQISEALEKRELIKVSILQNCFEDNSVVADEVIHNTEADLVQLIGNTIILYKESKNNKQIDLP
- the yqeK gene encoding bis(5'-nucleosyl)-tetraphosphatase (symmetrical) YqeK, producing MQLSRDELLEFVQPHLTETRYEHTVRVTETALILANRFGSNQEKTEVAAILHDYAKYKSKEDMKRWIVADRRLSKDLLHHHHELWHGPVGAIMLEQEIGLHDSAIQSAIASHTSGKKNMSIMDKVVFLADYIEPGRGFPGVEEVRKTAETNLNAACLQALSNTIQFLTKKSRSVYPDTIHAYNDLIAIINLREENNGK
- the rsfS gene encoding ribosome silencing factor; protein product: MESKELVTLTAKACDEKRANDIVILDMADVSLIADYFLICEGSNERQVQAIAREVKAQAEENGIEVKRMEGFDKARWILVDLNDIVCHIFHKDERSYYNLERLWGDAETVAVEGIEG
- a CDS encoding helix-hairpin-helix domain-containing protein, coding for MLFLKRYGWLLIIPFLLFLIIYQQKDDQQTVVRESERPALDATIEKDNEKTSTQKMVVDVKGEVVKPGIYELNAGLRVNDAIDLAGGMTEQADQTSVNLAQKIQDEMVILVTSLTTGSEAQTEQSGITGKVRINQATLEEMQALPGIGPSKAEAIIKHREENGLFKKAEDLLEVTGIGEKTLENMIDTIQVP
- the sda gene encoding sporulation histidine kinase inhibitor Sda — encoded protein: MKQLSDTLLLQSYHKAIELNLSQDFIKQIEEEIQERSITHLVDKKFTQVG
- a CDS encoding Na+/H+ antiporter subunit A, with protein sequence MLLAVLLPFIIAIFIPFLSKWKEKLHTGFFVTAVPVVIFIYFAQFLGAGFEPVTREYSWIPSLDINILFYLDGLSLLFVLLISGIGSLVAFYSIYYLHKSEQLGHFYVYFLLFMGSMLGVVLSDNVFVLYTFWEFTSLSSFLLIGFWNYKERSRYGALKSMLITVFGGLSLLGGLVFMSVITGTTSIQQMIRQQELILNHEFFPLILVFILLGAFTKSAQFPFHIWLPDAMEAPTPVSAYLHSATMVKAGIYLVARFSPMLSASDWFFIIVSTAGIVTLCWGSYMAVRQTDLKGILAFSTISQLGMIMAMLGFGTKVAIFAAVFHILNHATFKGSLFMIAGIVDHETGSRDIRKLGGLMTFLPVTATLALFASFSMAGVPLPFLNGFYSKELFFDSAINLEQTTTGIAAFLKTIFPYLAVFGSIFTFVYSMYFFFGTFRGKANLDELPKKPHEAPFGMLVSPMILVAGVIIIGLFPQIINEPFIAHAATAVKGFEFTKHISFWHGITLPFIMSLTVIAFGTVLVLSLTKWRSVYRIVPGVLSLNKFYDGLVDRTVSYSSIVTKSYMNGSLGRYVRLIIAAIVIAGFGIMAATDGFHLETSNLAEITVTELFVAFMMIIAAIGTIIVNNRIAAILILGVVGYGLSLLFVIYRAPDLALTQFIIETVTLALFLLVFYHLPKLEKKNESTSTKTLNLVISVGFGALMTMVAISAHSSKMFDSIADYFIENSYKLGGGDNIVNVILVDMRGLDTLFEITVLGIAAMAIYGLIRLRGSKKEEE